A single window of Dehalococcoidales bacterium DNA harbors:
- a CDS encoding c-type cytochrome: MKVPGVNKDSGEKTSRMKMKSAWLGGALVLGLSVLSISCGMIEPPPPSPPTAKVVVPLIPHSIEGRDDCRVCHERGIGGAPQFPVVTHSERPSDVCLACHEPASAGTETADRLKVPLEKRTAFPYFDNEEGNTSATTPKQPEETISTTPQTPSEASPEIPAAVSAKELYDSRCAACHGANREGIPGFAPALTPESLAALGDTEIRDVIADGRTGTGMPPFKATLSLEEIDALLHLIKSPAP; the protein is encoded by the coding sequence ATGAAAGTTCCCGGTGTGAACAAGGATAGCGGAGAGAAAACGAGCAGAATGAAGATGAAATCGGCCTGGTTAGGCGGGGCGCTGGTACTTGGTCTAAGCGTCCTGTCTATTTCCTGCGGCATGATAGAGCCACCGCCTCCATCCCCGCCCACGGCAAAAGTTGTGGTGCCGTTAATACCGCACTCGATAGAAGGCCGTGATGATTGCCGTGTCTGTCATGAACGTGGGATTGGTGGCGCGCCTCAATTCCCTGTTGTAACTCATAGCGAACGTCCCAGCGACGTCTGCCTCGCCTGCCATGAGCCGGCATCTGCTGGCACGGAAACTGCGGACCGATTGAAAGTGCCTCTGGAGAAGAGAACGGCGTTTCCCTATTTTGATAATGAGGAAGGTAATACCTCAGCTACAACGCCGAAACAACCGGAAGAGACGATATCGACAACTCCGCAGACACCATCAGAGGCCTCACCTGAGATACCAGCAGCGGTATCGGCTAAAGAATTATATGATTCTCGATGCGCTGCCTGTCATGGAGCAAACCGGGAGGGTATTCCTGGATTTGCCCCCGCTTTAACTCCGGAGAGCCTGGCAGCGCTCGGTGATACCGAGATAAGAGATGTTATTGCAGATGGCCGTACCGGCACAGGAATGCCGCCATTTAAGGCAACCCTTAGTCTGGAGGAAATAGATGCCCTGCTCCATCTCATCAAGTCTCCCGCACCTTAG
- a CDS encoding response regulator transcription factor, whose amino-acid sequence MEKIKVLIVDDHALMREGIRALLNLHKDIEIVGEASDGREAIEKARELLPDVAVMDIAMPGLDGLEATRRIRKKNPTVKVLVLTQHDNKEYILSAIKAGAVSCVSKRALGSELATAIRTVYKGDSFLYPSAASILIEDYLRQVAEEPYDRLTDREREVLKLIADGYTSREITEMLCISLKTVLGHRAKIMEKLDIHNRTELIKYAMRKGLVSIEP is encoded by the coding sequence ATGGAGAAAATAAAAGTATTGATCGTGGATGATCACGCCCTGATGCGTGAAGGCATCCGCGCTTTGCTTAATCTCCATAAAGACATAGAGATAGTGGGGGAAGCCTCTGATGGCAGAGAAGCCATTGAGAAAGCCAGGGAGCTTTTGCCGGATGTGGCAGTTATGGATATTGCCATGCCCGGTCTGGATGGACTGGAAGCTACCCGCCGTATCAGGAAGAAAAATCCAACGGTGAAGGTACTGGTCCTGACCCAGCACGATAACAAAGAATACATATTATCAGCCATCAAGGCCGGAGCGGTAAGTTGTGTTTCCAAGAGAGCCCTGGGTTCGGAACTGGCTACCGCTATTCGTACCGTGTATAAAGGGGACTCTTTCCTTTACCCGTCGGCGGCTTCGATATTGATTGAGGACTACCTGCGCCAGGTTGCCGAAGAACCTTATGACCGCCTGACCGATAGGGAAAGAGAGGTGCTCAAGCTGATTGCGGATGGTTACACCAGCCGTGAGATTACCGAAATGCTTTGTATCAGCCTGAAGACGGTGCTGGGACACCGTGCCAAGATAATGGAAAAGCTGGATATACATAACCGGACTGAGCTTATCAAATACGCTATGCGTAAGGGACTGGTAAGCATCGAACCATAA
- a CDS encoding AMP-binding protein, which yields MNEERKEKEERRKREIPGWKDEFDGRPQLPEESFGEFLEAKAARNRDKPYLYFEDRVVTYGALRDKVSQVANGLLDLGVKKGEHVAIVMYNCPEYLYTIYATNAIAAVHVTINPALKGEGLSYIINQSDSETLVVEQECLENIDLIKPDLKQLKRIIMLGNQDGANLPGGCVPFHKLYQGSTSIPHIYRQPGDLMRIHYTSGTTGLPKGTVARFAVASNYPRDKAQLKYQHTADEIQYVILPLYHNVGYMDCTARTLNVETSCGLTRRFSARRFWPEVRKFGCTCFSFAGSMPHILLKQPLHPDDKNHSMRFGDGYAPIGEIRDEFYDRFGVILIERYATSDGGGGLRNIPGDKKGSIGRDEGGGRLVTIIDENGEECPPYVIGELVSRPRDGTAATAEYYKEPERTAEKVKGGWFHTGDYGYRDEEGWMFFSDRDRQFIRRRGENISSLEIESVIDKHPDVVESAAVGVSSEFQFDQEIKISVILKPGSKLTPEELIDWCQDKMARFMIPRYVDFRDCLPKTATERVQKHKLVDEGVTPTVWDREKTAA from the coding sequence ATGAACGAAGAAAGAAAAGAAAAAGAAGAAAGAAGAAAAAGGGAAATCCCCGGCTGGAAGGATGAATTCGACGGACGCCCGCAGTTGCCGGAAGAGTCCTTTGGCGAGTTTCTCGAGGCTAAAGCAGCCAGAAACAGGGATAAGCCCTATCTATACTTTGAAGACCGGGTGGTAACCTATGGAGCGCTCAGGGACAAGGTGAGTCAGGTGGCCAACGGACTGCTCGACCTGGGGGTAAAAAAGGGGGAGCATGTCGCGATAGTAATGTATAACTGTCCCGAGTATCTTTATACCATCTACGCGACGAATGCGATTGCCGCCGTACACGTGACGATTAATCCCGCCCTGAAGGGTGAGGGTTTATCCTATATCATCAATCAGTCCGATTCGGAGACGCTCGTGGTCGAGCAGGAATGTCTGGAGAATATAGATCTGATTAAACCGGATTTGAAACAGCTTAAAAGAATCATTATGCTGGGCAACCAGGACGGAGCTAATCTGCCCGGTGGCTGCGTTCCCTTCCATAAGCTTTATCAGGGCTCTACCAGTATCCCCCATATCTACCGCCAGCCCGGCGATTTAATGCGGATTCATTACACCTCAGGCACTACCGGCTTACCTAAAGGCACGGTAGCCAGGTTCGCCGTGGCCTCAAACTATCCCAGAGATAAAGCCCAGCTAAAGTACCAGCACACGGCTGATGAAATCCAGTATGTGATCTTACCCCTTTACCACAATGTGGGCTATATGGACTGCACTGCCCGGACACTGAATGTAGAGACCTCCTGTGGGCTGACCCGCCGTTTCAGCGCCCGCCGTTTCTGGCCCGAGGTGCGTAAGTTCGGCTGCACCTGCTTCAGCTTTGCCGGCAGCATGCCTCACATTTTACTGAAACAACCGCTGCATCCTGACGACAAGAACCACTCGATGCGCTTCGGCGATGGTTACGCCCCGATAGGTGAAATCAGGGATGAGTTCTATGACCGCTTTGGAGTCATCCTTATCGAACGCTATGCTACTTCTGACGGCGGCGGCGGTCTGCGCAACATACCCGGAGACAAGAAAGGTTCCATCGGCAGGGATGAAGGAGGCGGACGCCTGGTGACAATCATCGATGAGAACGGTGAGGAATGCCCGCCTTATGTTATCGGCGAGCTAGTTTCCCGGCCCAGAGACGGGACAGCCGCCACGGCGGAATATTATAAGGAGCCGGAACGCACTGCCGAGAAGGTCAAGGGCGGCTGGTTCCACACCGGGGACTACGGCTACCGGGATGAAGAAGGCTGGATGTTCTTCTCTGACAGGGACAGACAGTTCATCCGGCGCCGCGGGGAGAACATCTCTTCCCTGGAGATTGAGTCAGTAATTGATAAACACCCCGATGTAGTCGAGTCAGCCGCCGTAGGTGTCAGCTCGGAGTTTCAGTTTGACCAGGAAATAAAGATCTCCGTGATACTGAAACCGGGCAGTAAACTGACTCCTGAAGAGCTAATTGACTGGTGCCAGGACAAGATGGCAAGGTTCATGATACCCAGATATGTGGATTTCAGGGATTGCCTGCCTAAAACGGCGACCGAGCGGGTACAAAAGCACAAGCTGGTGGATGAAGGGGTAACACCAACGGTTTGGGACAGGGAAAAAACCGCGGCCTAA
- a CDS encoding MFS transporter — MKRFEKQVIAYASACHVLDHIFELTYGVVLIGIAQEFGIGLFVLGVLANILGFTFGLAALPAGFLADRVGERRLLVFFCLGSGISSIIVGLAPNVYVLGAALALLGLTIGIYHPTGSAFITRSVERRGMAFGYHGMAGNLGVAIAPFLAGIIAASMGWRAPYFIFAIPALLLAALIYAFSRTELPVIAQNTVQANPEKANSRSIVLPLILIFLASITNGLVYKGLITFLPVYFSRRLHFTLFDLDTIALAGSFTTIALIFGVAGQLTGGYLSERKRREVLAVIVAIAATPLLLLIGNSQGMALMLGAIAFAFFHFMGQPIFNTLIADYSPSSWRGRTYGMYFFGSFGLGSFSATFLGYIAENNDIRWVFITMAGLSVVTVVCIVILFLKTLAAPGRKKD, encoded by the coding sequence ATGAAAAGATTTGAAAAACAGGTAATCGCTTACGCATCAGCCTGCCACGTATTAGACCATATTTTTGAGCTAACCTACGGAGTGGTCCTTATCGGCATCGCTCAGGAATTCGGCATCGGCCTTTTTGTCCTGGGGGTACTGGCCAATATCCTCGGATTCACCTTCGGCCTGGCAGCGTTACCGGCCGGGTTCCTGGCTGACCGTGTCGGCGAAAGGCGGTTGCTGGTATTTTTCTGCCTGGGCTCAGGCATCTCCTCTATCATCGTTGGCTTAGCCCCCAATGTTTACGTGCTGGGCGCAGCCCTGGCGCTTCTGGGACTAACTATAGGTATTTACCATCCGACAGGTTCCGCTTTTATCACCAGGTCAGTCGAGCGGCGGGGTATGGCTTTTGGTTATCATGGGATGGCCGGTAATCTGGGTGTTGCCATAGCGCCCTTCCTGGCGGGCATTATTGCCGCATCCATGGGCTGGCGAGCGCCCTATTTCATCTTTGCCATCCCCGCCCTGCTGCTGGCCGCCCTCATTTACGCCTTTTCACGGACTGAACTCCCGGTTATAGCGCAGAATACCGTCCAGGCTAATCCTGAGAAAGCAAACTCCCGCTCAATCGTCCTGCCGCTAATACTAATCTTCCTGGCCTCAATAACCAACGGCCTTGTTTATAAAGGACTGATCACCTTCCTGCCGGTATATTTCAGCCGGCGACTTCATTTCACTCTTTTCGACCTTGACACCATAGCGCTGGCCGGCTCTTTCACCACTATAGCCCTTATCTTTGGAGTCGCCGGGCAGCTTACCGGAGGTTACCTGTCAGAGCGCAAACGCCGCGAGGTTCTGGCCGTGATTGTCGCCATAGCGGCAACACCGCTGCTGCTGCTCATCGGGAATAGCCAGGGAATGGCGCTGATGCTGGGAGCTATCGCCTTCGCCTTCTTCCACTTCATGGGACAACCGATTTTTAACACCCTTATCGCTGATTACAGTCCGTCATCCTGGAGAGGGCGCACTTACGGGATGTACTTTTTTGGCTCTTTCGGTCTTGGCTCTTTCTCGGCAACCTTCCTGGGCTACATCGCCGAGAATAATGACATCCGCTGGGTCTTCATCACCATGGCTGGACTCTCGGTGGTAACCGTAGTATGTATTGTGATTCTCTTTCTAAAAACACTGGCCGCTCCGGGGCGAAAAAAGGACTAA
- a CDS encoding YifB family Mg chelatase-like AAA ATPase: MLAKVMSCAIVGLEGAIVEVEADISPGLPSFTIVGLPDAAVQEARERVRAAIRNSGCTFPMKRIVVNLAPADLKKAGPAYDLPIAIGILLSSEQVFADTSQILLLGELSLDGSLRHTNGVLPMVALAREQGFSTIIVPEADAGEASLIEGISIIPVSSLSQLVSYLRGEIPAPQCQPEPVMECVPPATSMTDLAYIKGQEHVKRALEVATAGGHNLVMSGPPGSGKTMLARSLPSILPPMTSEEALEVTKVYSVSGLLPSDTPLIRQRPFRSPHYTISGAGLVGGGHWPRPGEISLSHRGVLFLDELPEFGHSLLETLRQPLEDKVITISRAQGSVNFPANFMLVGAMNPCPCGYYGDPFRQCTCSPGLVSRYQRRISGPLIDRVDIFIEVPHIDYEKLADDKLSEKSERVQSRVIAARTLQQERFHGTRIACNAEMTPTEVREFCRVEESAQSLLKMAMKQLYLSARAFHRILKLARTIADLENVDIIKSHHLAEAIQYRPRTAV; this comes from the coding sequence ATGCTAGCCAAGGTGATGAGTTGCGCCATAGTAGGGCTGGAAGGCGCTATCGTTGAGGTTGAGGCGGATATTTCTCCCGGGTTGCCCTCGTTCACCATTGTGGGCTTACCTGACGCCGCCGTGCAGGAAGCCAGGGAACGGGTCAGGGCAGCCATCCGTAACTCCGGCTGCACCTTCCCGATGAAGCGTATCGTCGTTAATCTTGCCCCGGCCGACCTCAAGAAAGCCGGGCCGGCTTATGATTTACCCATCGCCATCGGTATTCTCCTCAGCTCTGAGCAGGTATTCGCCGATACTTCCCAAATCCTGCTCCTCGGTGAGCTGTCACTGGATGGCAGCCTGCGCCATACCAACGGCGTACTGCCGATGGTTGCCCTGGCCCGCGAACAGGGGTTCAGCACCATCATTGTGCCTGAGGCAGATGCCGGAGAAGCCTCACTGATAGAAGGTATCAGTATCATCCCGGTCAGTTCCTTATCCCAGCTGGTCAGTTATCTGCGCGGAGAGATTCCGGCGCCGCAGTGCCAGCCTGAGCCGGTCATGGAATGCGTCCCCCCGGCTACGTCAATGACCGACCTGGCTTATATTAAGGGGCAGGAACACGTCAAACGGGCCTTAGAGGTAGCTACCGCCGGGGGACATAATCTGGTAATGTCAGGCCCGCCGGGTAGTGGCAAAACAATGCTGGCACGCTCATTACCATCAATACTGCCGCCGATGACCAGTGAAGAAGCCCTGGAAGTAACCAAGGTTTACAGCGTCAGCGGACTTCTGCCATCAGACACTCCTTTAATCAGACAACGCCCCTTCCGCTCCCCTCACTACACCATTTCCGGGGCCGGACTGGTAGGGGGCGGGCACTGGCCCCGTCCCGGCGAAATCAGCCTCAGCCACCGGGGAGTCCTCTTCCTTGACGAACTTCCTGAATTCGGACATTCACTGCTCGAAACACTGCGCCAGCCCCTGGAAGACAAGGTTATCACCATCAGCCGGGCACAGGGCAGTGTAAACTTTCCGGCCAACTTCATGCTGGTTGGAGCTATGAACCCGTGTCCCTGCGGCTATTACGGCGATCCTTTCCGGCAGTGCACCTGCTCCCCCGGCCTGGTCTCCAGATATCAGAGACGTATCAGCGGCCCGCTCATTGACCGGGTTGATATCTTCATTGAGGTGCCCCACATTGATTACGAGAAACTGGCGGATGATAAGCTGAGTGAGAAATCAGAAAGAGTCCAGAGCAGGGTTATCGCTGCCCGTACTCTGCAGCAGGAACGTTTTCACGGCACCAGAATCGCCTGTAATGCGGAAATGACGCCAACTGAAGTCAGAGAGTTTTGCCGGGTAGAAGAATCCGCCCAGAGCCTGCTCAAGATGGCGATGAAGCAGCTTTACCTTTCCGCCCGCGCCTTCCACCGGATACTCAAGCTGGCGCGGACAATCGCCGACCTGGAGAATGTTGATATCATCAAATCCCACCACCTGGCGGAAGCCATCCAGTACCGGCCGAGAACCGCAGTATAG
- a CDS encoding ABC transporter ATP-binding protein, with protein sequence MKSNGRLLEVDNLRMYFPVKSGPLRRKVADLKAVDGVSFHINRGETLGLVGESGCGKTTTGRSILRLYKITAGRVFYEGKDLARLSSGQMRKLRREMQIIFENPGSTLDPCMYVGDIVAEPMLLHNLASEQESREKVDELLRMVGIEPRMAVNRHPNEFSGGERQRIEIARVLSLQPDFIVLDNPVAQLDVSIQAQIVSMLMKLQTERNLTYLFIAHDLAVVRNISDRVMVMYSGKIMETADIEKLFVNPLHPYTQALLSAVLTPDPKAERERKVIILPGEAPSAINPPAGCRFHPRCDRVTDTCREQEPALESTGSQHWVACHRI encoded by the coding sequence GTGAAAAGTAATGGAAGGCTGCTTGAAGTAGACAATCTGCGCATGTATTTCCCGGTAAAGAGCGGGCCTCTGCGCAGAAAGGTAGCTGACCTCAAGGCGGTAGATGGAGTCAGCTTCCACATCAACCGGGGGGAGACGCTGGGGCTGGTGGGTGAAAGCGGCTGCGGTAAGACTACCACCGGACGCAGTATATTGCGACTCTACAAAATCACCGCGGGCAGGGTGTTTTATGAAGGGAAAGACCTTGCCAGGCTCAGCAGCGGCCAGATGAGAAAACTGCGGCGGGAGATGCAGATAATCTTCGAGAACCCGGGCAGCACACTGGACCCCTGCATGTACGTGGGGGACATCGTCGCGGAGCCGATGCTATTGCATAACCTGGCCAGCGAACAGGAAAGCAGAGAAAAAGTCGATGAGCTGCTCCGGATGGTAGGCATCGAGCCGCGCATGGCAGTAAACCGGCACCCCAACGAATTCAGTGGCGGGGAGAGACAGCGCATCGAGATTGCCAGAGTCCTCTCTCTGCAACCCGATTTCATCGTGCTGGACAACCCGGTGGCGCAGCTGGATGTCTCCATTCAGGCGCAAATCGTTTCCATGCTGATGAAGCTCCAGACGGAGCGTAACCTGACCTACCTGTTTATTGCCCATGACCTGGCTGTAGTCCGTAATATCAGCGACCGGGTAATGGTAATGTATTCGGGCAAAATCATGGAAACGGCTGACATCGAAAAGCTTTTCGTGAACCCGCTCCATCCTTATACTCAAGCACTGCTCTCTGCCGTGCTGACCCCCGACCCGAAGGCGGAACGCGAACGCAAGGTGATCATCCTCCCCGGAGAAGCGCCCAGCGCCATCAATCCCCCCGCCGGTTGCCGTTTCCACCCCCGCTGTGACCGGGTGACGGACACCTGCCGGGAACAGGAACCGGCGCTGGAAAGCACCGGCAGCCAGCATTGGGTAGCCTGTCACCGTATCTAG